The window ctgacccttctgcctcagcttcccaagtactgtcGCTGTATGTGCTACTACACCTGGTCATCAACTCTCTTTAGTAAGGAAACTAAACCAATCTTTAGATAAACCCATATTTGTGCTCTGTTGGCAATGTTAAGCATCTCCTAGTCTGCTTTTCATACATCTCTGTAAGGCAAGAACTGGCTTCGGTTCTGAGGTACAGAATGTTCAGCACACAGGGCAGCTGCCGCTCAGTCCCTTCCCACTATCCTGCAAAGCTGCTCCTGCCCAAGGACAGGTGTCAGGTGCCCTTGCCCCCAACTCACCTGCCTGGCATATTCCTCTTGCTCTGTCCCTACAGGGATGACCACCACCTGGACTGGGGACAGCCACAGGGGCCTGTTGGGAAGAAACAGGGGAGGAAATCAATCATTTGGTGTTAGCCACCAGGCGTAGGTGTAGCTGCAGGGAGATCTAAGGAAATACACAGGATAAGAAGGTCAGAACCTAAGGCACCAGCTATGTGGCTGGAGAGGAGGACAGAACTCTGAGGTCAATGACTCACCATTTCCCCCCACAGCTTTCTGCCAGCACTCCCAACATCCTTTCCACAGAGCCAAGCACTGCTCGGTGAATAAGGACCGGATGCTCCAGGGAACCTGCCTGCCTTGGAAGGAAAAGGCAAGTGAGCGGAATGGTGGACGTGCCACAAACTGAACCCCCTAATCACCTTCCAGTTATCAAGAAACAGCTCTGGTGGGGTAGGGTGTGAGGGCTGGACTAGTGTGGGAGTGGTCCAAGGTAGAAAGGGCTGAGGAGGCAGGGTTCTATACCCCTTGTACTGAAGATTAAATCTCAGTGGCAGCTGGAAGTCAAGCTGGATTGTTCCACATTGATGGGGCCGACCCAGGGCATCATGGAGGTGCACATCAATCTGGAGAAGTGGGATGGGAGGGtgagagaacagagccagcagcTCCATTATCTTCACAAGGCATCTCTTCTACTGCCCATGTCACAGGCTATATGGAGAGCCGTGCTACCCCGGATGCCCACACTCCTCTCTCCTGATTCCGAGTTCTCCATCTTACAGACCTGTACCCCACCTCTGCTACGGCGGACCCATCGACTCCCTCGATGGCCGTACGTCTATCACTCAGTCTGATTACTCTCTGGCAGCTGACAATCCTGGCACTGGATCTGCAGCTCCCCCTTTCCCCACCCATAGGCTCACCCCCGTTCACTGCTCCACTCACTGGAATACATCCAGTTCCCTTCggttaagggggggggggggcattcctcAGGAGGAAGTCCTAGATTGTATAAAATGGAGAACCTAGTTAAGCACTGAGTCCATTCACTGCTCTCTGTTCCTGACTCCGCCTGCAGAGACCAGCTGCTTTGTCGGACTGTACCCCTGACCCGTGAGCCAGAACAGACCCTGTCTCCCTTAAGGTGTTTTTGTCAGAATGCCTGGTCACAGACAGCAGCATGAGAATAATCTAAGAcaggcaggatctctccctgaacctgacgATTTTCTCACCCCTAGGCTGGCAGCTAGCTGGTGATCTTCCTATTTCTACATCCCACAACACTGAGGTTAGAGGCGCTCAGGAGATCACAGCTAGCTTAAGTGTGTGCTAGGATCCAAGCTCGGGTCCTCATGGTTATACAGCAAGCCCTCTTAACtgagaaccatctctccagtccccttttaATAAACAATATCTTAGATTTACAAAATTCCAAGTTCATCACTGACTCCTAACTCTGTAGCCTGGGTGAACCGTTTAACCTTCCTGAATTTCTTAGTAATGGAAAGAATAGTGTCAAAAGCCTTCACTTAAATGCCCCtgacttaaaatttaaaagaaaaaaaaagggggggcgtacacctgtaatcccaacacttaggaggcagaggcaggtggatctctgtgagttcaaggccagcctggtctacaaagtgagttccaggacagtcggggctacaaagagaaaccctgtctctaaaaaccaaaaataagtaaagaaataaagttCCAAACCAATGTGTGTCCACACAATGAGACAAAACAAGTGTCACCACACCTGAACTCACAGGGCAACCTCTCCATCTGTCTTCTTTTGTCACGATGCTGGGATCGAATCCAGAGCCTGGGCAACTCGTCAAGTACTCTCTGGCAGAACCTTATTCCTACTGCTctgttttgagatgaggtcttctTTGCTACCCTGGTTGGCTTCAAATCCCAGGGCTCAAGtgaccttcttttttttttttttaataattttatttatttgtatcttatgtattttgcatgtatgtatgtatgtatgaatgaatatatgtatgtatgtatgtatgagggtgtcagatgccctggaacaggagttacagacagttgtgagctgccatgtgggtgctgggaattgaactcggatcctctggaagagcagccaatgctcttaaacgctgagccatctctaaagcCCAGTGATGCTTCTTGAACCTCCCAAGTAGCTACAATTACAGCCTCGTGCCCCAGCACGCTCCTAACAGCCTTTCTGTTTAATTCAGCAGACTCATACCGAGTCCTTTTTGCCCTGTACTTTTTCATGTCTTCTAACTTGCGGTGCGGTGAGTTTTTACCCTGTCCTCCGACCTCTGCCTACACCATCCCCTCCCAGAGAGGGCTCTTCATGTGTACATGAAAACCGATTCCTGCGGAAGGCCTGGACTGTGAGTAAGGCTATACCCACTGTACTCACAGGAGCGATACAGCACAGATCCACTGGGCTGACAGGGCCTATTTACCTACTACAGCCTTCATGAAACTCTAAGCTCCACAGAGCAGAAATGTACTCTTCTTTTTCACAGAAGCTTTAAAACAGTTCTTTGTAGATACAACTTAATTAAACAAGACAGACTAAATGCAACTCTTAAGTATGGTTCCAGCTTGCCTTAGGCCCATAGAAAGCGCCATCTCCAGGGTTAAGGTCCCAGGgttctccaaattcctccaaGGCTTGTTGTAGCACCTTAGAGGGAACAAGATGAGACAGTGAGAAGACTAATTAGCAAGATAACCTCCTGGCCCGTGAAAATGAATACCCATAGCTCATGTCTTTATCTAAAGACCTGGGCTCCCATatcccctccctctctgctgcAGCCTGCTTTATCTGCTttgcctccctttctcctcctcacctGCTCGGCCTGGTCCCATAGGCGAGGCTCCCCTAGGAAGCCAGATGGCCGGGTAGATAAAGCCAGGCGGAAGGAAAAACCAAGAACAGCATAAACAGATCGAAGAAAATCAAGGCATCCTCggatctctgcttccagctaGAGACAGGAAGTCGGGATGTTAGGTATATGCCAACTAGAAACCTTTGGTGATGGGTAGTTTTGGGGAAAATGGGGCGGGAAAGGGTGGATGGGGACCAGAGGGATAGCTGTACTATAGTATAAAGAAGGGAACTGGGGCCTGTGGATGCAGCCTGGCTGGTATAGTGCCtgactagcatgcatgaagccctggatgtGATTCCCGgcactgtataaaccaggcaAGGTTgcacacaccagtaatcccagcactgatgaggcaggaccagaagttcaaggtcaccctcagctacatagtacaTTCGAGGCTGTATAAGACCCTGCATCACACTACAAAAGGCAAGGGAAGCTGACACGCTTGAACAAGGAAAGCCACCTGATTTGGCGCACAGAAGATGTGAGCATCATCCTGTTGGAAGCGCCATAGCCTTGTTAATCCTCCCAGACTGCCAGAGGCCTCAGCGCGATGCAGGACTCCAAAATCAGCCAGTCGTACAGGCAGTTCCCGCCAGGATCTGGGCCGGTGGGCGAACATCAGGCTGCGGTTGGGATGGGAAGGGGTTAGGGCCAAAGGGACAACGAGCTGTGGCCAGCTGCTCCCTTTCCTACTAGGCTCActctgtttgagacaaggtcttggtaTGTAGCTCTGgtgacctagaacttgctatgtagcctaggctggtcttaaattcaTGATCTTTTTGCCTATGGCTCTCCGGTTCTGAGGTTACAGCTGTGTTCCACCATGCCTAGCACCAAATGAAATACTAGCTATCACTTCTCCCTTTTATCACACTTTCCACTGAATCCTGCCAATCCTATCGTTAGTGTCTGGTCAAAAGCCACATtttagcagggcatggtggtacatgcctttgataccaccaggcagagacaaatggatctctgtgagtttgaggctagcttggtctatgtagtgagtctggggacagccagggctgcacagtgagaccctgtttagaAAAAAGTTAAACTCTCAGTCCCACGAGAGTAGGCATCATTTACTGTGTCCATATTCTGTGATGGGTGCAGTGCCTTGCTGTCAcctaacaaaaaacaaagaccccAGAAATGTAATAATTTCCCAAAATTCACTTCCCAAATTAGATGCCTCAATTTTCTTTCCAAGGTACTTTCCATTTTGTGACCTGTTATCCCAGTCCCAGGAGCCAGGCTTCCTGGCTCCCAACTCACCAGTGTGCAGGGCAATTCATGGGCTTGAGAGCAAGTGTGTCTTTGGGACACCTGGAAGGGTGGCCACTCTGAGAGCTGTCAGGACCGTTAGTGCCTGGGGGCTTCAGGGAAAACATGTCTGCCCTATAATGCTCCCAATGCCCTGACTGTTCCCAGAGTTTTGTAGAAAACAGCGTGGGAGTTTTCACCTCTGAGAAACCACGTCGGGCGTACTCAGCCTGAAAAGGTGGACACAGACACCAAAAGTTAATGTAACTAGGAGAGGAGACAAGAGCTTTGTGATTCTCTTGGGGACTCAGACCATGCTGACCACAGCCACAAGCTATTAAATGCCATGTCGACTCTCTAAGATGCTTCGCTGCAGGCCGCACAACAGTAATAGCTTGTTAAAAGTCACCAGGACTTTACAAGGTTTATGctgttttcctttgagacaggatcttgctctgtgaCCCAGCCTGTCCTCAATCTCATGatcctctgtctcagtctctttgTGCTGACACtacaggcatatgctaccatgcttGAGCCAAACTCAAACCCCTTGGCTTAGTCTAGGCCCCATCCTTCCCCTGCGCATGTGCCCTGCTTACCCTGATGAAAGTGACCAGGGCATTATAGACTCTTGTCCCCCGTGGCAGAAAAAAGCAGCTCCCTGGGCTCAGTTCATGGAAGAAGAAGAGCTCCTGTACCTGGAGAAAGGGTATTACCTGTCACTCAAGGGCAGGGCTTTGGAACTAAAGAACAAAATGACAGAGTTGCTCCCTGTGTTGACTGAATCTTTGGGCAAATTCATAATCACATTCTTTGGCCAGGTGTGGTTGTttgagcctgtaatcccagtacttgggatgtagaggcagaagggtcaggagcTTAGGTCACTCTTGGCTATAGCAGGAGGCCAGAtaaggctacatgagaccctgtcttaaaaaaaaaaaaaatcaaaactggaacaaaaatcaagacaaacaacaacaaaaagatcacCTCACCTTCCTTCACCTTTCCCCGTCCCCATCCTTCCCTGTCTGGGCCCCGTCCGCACCTTCCCGATGCGTCTGTGGTCTCTTAGCTCTGCTGCCTCCCTCTGTGCCTCCCAGTCCCTCAGTGACTCTGCCTTGGGGAAAGAAATTCCTGAGACTCTCTGCAGTGTCTCCGGTGCTCCTGAGGACCTCCACAAGGCTGAGGAGTTCTGTGAGAGGGCAGAGGGAATCACACAGAGGTGAAGGGGACTGGAGGCACCGCCGACCTGTCAAGTCTCCGCAATGCTCTCGCTGCAGAGGTCACCACTTGAAGGTCAGCTCATCTCCTCCCATCAGCACCAGTATAGGATGGCACCCTCACTCTTTGTGTTACCTGGATCATCCTGGTCAGGTGTAATCTCACACAGCCCACTTTTTCTCCCCATCCTCACTGCCCCACCAGTAACCTTACGTTTAGTTCTACCTCCTAATTAATGACTGCTTAGGAGAAAAACTACACTATGGTCAAATGTGTCTGTCCACTATTTCTTATCAATCTTCCACACAGCTGCTAGAAAAGTCCACCTTCCACACCCCACCCTACTCCTGGCCATATGAAATTCTAATGCCCCTGTTTGCTCTTTAACAGTATTAATAAGAACCTGtgctgttgtttttaagacagggtctcaagtagtgACCCCAGACATGCATCActcaaggataaccttgaattcctaatctttcttcctcatttcccaagtgctgggatcccaggcacGTTCTAGCATGCCTGGCTTGAGAACTGACAGTTTATGGCCTTTTCCTTAAATACTCTCTTCTGTGCTGGCTGGATTTGTTTCTACGGTGTGGCTTTGCCAGTCGTACAGGAATAGTCAGTCTGGTTTTATAGATAGGAGCAACAAGTAAAGAGATTTGGCCAAAGCCACACTCCTCGTTAGTAGCAGAATGCGATCGGGCATATGGCGAAGTTTTCAGGAGGTTTTTCCTCTACACATCTGCCTGACTCTTGTTACTTTCTATTTCACGCAGTTACATGATGTCTAGGAACAGCTGTCATGAAAGGCCCGCCCTGGCCTCGGGTGCTCTTCCTAGTATCTGCCAAACAGCAGCATCTGTCCTCCTGGACATGGCCCTTCACTACGCGTGCCTTCCTGGCGTGACCCTGTCTAGCCCGCTCAGGATCTTGCTTCTTTTCCCTTAATCCAGACCCAGACTAGGGAATCTAAATTGAATTCTGGACCCTGCCACAAAACTTTGAGATTCTAGGATGGAGGAAACTCTTTCTCCTGGGTTCCCTCACGAGACATGAGAACACAGAGGTATCTGACTACACCCTCAGCTTACCGTCAGCAGCTTCAGCGCTCCGATCTGTCCGGTGTGCCGAAGATGGGGGCCCCGGCAGAGGTCAACTGACATTCCACACCTGAGACAAAGAGGCTGTTAGGGCTTTCCAGGCTCCTGGCTCGTTCTCCCTTTCAAGGCCTTCCACTGACAGAAGAGGTGCTGAGAAAGAAACTGGTTTTTTTCTGACAGAGACAGCGAGGACAGAAAAAAGCAAATTCCTCTTCCCACTTTTTCCCTAGAGCAACACAGATTATCTGTCACCACCCCTCCCTTAGCCCAGTTCTGGCCTCCACGAAGCGTGCTCGGTTTCTTCCTCCTGACAAGGCTCACCCATACACTGTGGCTGTAGAACCTGTCACTTTCTCCTCGATCAGACGAAGCTTAAAGTGGTTATCCTAGATGAAGGCAGAAAGGGAGCGTGGGGCTACCAGGGCATCCTGGGAGTTATCCATTTCCTCGTGCGCACTGCCAACTCACCTTGAAGAGCTGGCGAAGCTCATCTGGAGAAGCCTCTAGCCTCCGGAATGGTTGTGCAGCAGCTATGATCTCCTCACAAGTCCGCTCTAAAAGGGGCAACTCTGAGCTGCGGACTGTCCTGGAAAAGGGAAATTGTTGACTTGCTTCTTCAGAGACAACCCGAGTGATGACACATTAGCTGGGGAGCAAAGTTCTGCCCTTTGACAAAGAATCTGTAATTACTGCAGAGACAAACTCAGAAAAAACAACAGGAAATTaagtatagttttgtttttcgagacagggtttctctgtgtagccctggctgtcctggaactcactctgtagaccaggctggcctcgaactctgtctgcctctgacttctgattgctgagattaaaggatgtgccaccacagcagtatagattgtgtgtgtgtgtgtgtgtgtgtgtgtgtgtgtgtgtgtgcgcgcgcgtgtgtgtgtgtgtgtgtgtgtgtgtgtgtgtatggttctggggactgaacccaggtccatgCTATGCTAGTCAAACACTCTAGAGgcaaggcagaaggatcatatattcaagaccagcctgggctagagggaggcaggaaaggaggggagaggggcagagagtgTGCTGAGAAGGAAAGCTGAGTGAACAGACTTACAATAGTAACACTTGCACAGCAGAGTCCGAAGGGAAACCGCTGCAGAAGGATGTCAAACTCTGGTAGACACCGAAAAGATCTCTTCCACCTTCTCCTCTACACTGAACTTGCCCTGAGTTCCCAGAAACCACCCCAGAACCAATCTCCTTCCTTGGAATGCTCACCGCTCTTTTCTCAGGAAGAAATCATGGTAAAAGCCAGACTCTGTGCTTGGACCTCGGCAGAGGACAGCACCCAGTTGTTGCTCAGCTGCTGCACCCAGGACATGGGCGCTGGAGTGCCAGAATACCTGGGATCACAAGAACAAAGTGAGCTTTCTagactccatgggcaccaggcacatatgtagaCATGTATAAACACTCAGGTAGTGACatgtacacaaaaaataaaatctttaaagaaagcagagagccaatgttttcttctgctgctgAGCGGAAGTGTGGGTCCACCCTACACATCCTCAGTGTTTCCTGGACCAGGGGCACAGAAGCAGGAGGCTGTCTTTCCTGCTCCCCAGGCTTTAGAGCTTCATCATATTACTACTT is drawn from Onychomys torridus chromosome 6, mOncTor1.1, whole genome shotgun sequence and contains these coding sequences:
- the Tars2 gene encoding threonine--tRNA ligase, mitochondrial isoform X2 → MGLCLRWRRLGLRLPGFRGCGLHTVHEAPVPTPPHWLAERCGLFEELWAAQVKRLASMTQKNPKAIKISLPEGQKVDAVAWNTTPYQLARKISSTLAENAVAAEVNGELYDLERPLETDCHLRFLTFDSPEGKAVFWHSSAHVLGAAAEQQLGAVLCRGPSTESGFYHDFFLRKERTVRSSELPLLERTCEEIIAAAQPFRRLEASPDELRQLFKDNHFKLRLIEEKVTGSTATVYGCGMSVDLCRGPHLRHTGQIGALKLLTVQELFFFHELSPGSCFFLPRGTRVYNALVTFIRAEYARRGFSEVKTPTLFSTKLWEQSGHWEHYRADMFSLKPPGTNGPDSSQSGHPSRCPKDTLALKPMNCPAHCLMFAHRPRSWRELPVRLADFGVLHRAEASGSLGGLTRLWRFQQDDAHIFCAPNQLEAEIRGCLDFLRSVYAVLGFSFRLALSTRPSGFLGEPRLWDQAEQVLQQALEEFGEPWDLNPGDGAFYGPKIDVHLHDALGRPHQCGTIQLDFQLPLRFNLQYKGQAGSLEHPVLIHRAVLGSVERMLGVLAESCGGKWPLWLSPVQVVVIPVGTEQEEYARQVQQCLQAAGLVSDLDADTGLTLSRRVRRAQLAHYNFQFVVGQREQSKRTVNVRTRDRRQLGERGLAESVQRLLELQNARVPNAEEMF
- the Tars2 gene encoding threonine--tRNA ligase, mitochondrial isoform X3, which codes for MGLCLRWRRLGLRLPGFRGCGLHTVHEAPVPTPPHWLAERCGLFEELWAAQVKRLASMTQKNPKAIKISLPEGQKVDAVAWNTTPYQLARKISSTLAENAVAAEVNGELYDLERPLETDCHLRFLTFDSPEGKAVFWHSSAHVLGAAAEQQLGAVLCRGPSTESGFYHDFFLRKERTVRSSELPLLERTCEEIIAAAQPFRRLEASPDELRQLFKDNHFKLRLIEEKVTGSTATVYGCGMSVDLCRGPHLRHTGQIGALKLLTNSSALWRSSGAPETLQRVSGISFPKAESLRDWEAQREAAELRDHRRIGKVQELFFFHELSPGSCFFLPRGTRVYNALVTFIRAEYARRGFSEVKTPTLFSTKLWEQSGHWEHYRADMFSLKPPGTNGPDSSQSGHPSRCPKDTLALKPMNCPAHCLMFAHRPRSWRELPVRLADFGVLHRAEASGSLGGLTRLWRFQQDDAHIFCAPNQLEAEIRGCLDFLRSVYAVLGFSFRLALSTRPSGFLGEPRLWDQAEQVLQQALEEFGEPWDLNPGDGAFYGPKIDVHLHDALGRPHQCGTIQLDFQLPLRFNLQYKGQAGSLEHPVLIHRAVLGSVERMLGVLAESCGGKWPLWLSPVQVVVIPVGTEQEEYARQWLARESRVREQ
- the Tars2 gene encoding threonine--tRNA ligase, mitochondrial isoform X1 is translated as MGLCLRWRRLGLRLPGFRGCGLHTVHEAPVPTPPHWLAERCGLFEELWAAQVKRLASMTQKNPKAIKISLPEGQKVDAVAWNTTPYQLARKISSTLAENAVAAEVNGELYDLERPLETDCHLRFLTFDSPEGKAVFWHSSAHVLGAAAEQQLGAVLCRGPSTESGFYHDFFLRKERTVRSSELPLLERTCEEIIAAAQPFRRLEASPDELRQLFKDNHFKLRLIEEKVTGSTATVYGCGMSVDLCRGPHLRHTGQIGALKLLTNSSALWRSSGAPETLQRVSGISFPKAESLRDWEAQREAAELRDHRRIGKVQELFFFHELSPGSCFFLPRGTRVYNALVTFIRAEYARRGFSEVKTPTLFSTKLWEQSGHWEHYRADMFSLKPPGTNGPDSSQSGHPSRCPKDTLALKPMNCPAHCLMFAHRPRSWRELPVRLADFGVLHRAEASGSLGGLTRLWRFQQDDAHIFCAPNQLEAEIRGCLDFLRSVYAVLGFSFRLALSTRPSGFLGEPRLWDQAEQVLQQALEEFGEPWDLNPGDGAFYGPKIDVHLHDALGRPHQCGTIQLDFQLPLRFNLQYKGQAGSLEHPVLIHRAVLGSVERMLGVLAESCGGKWPLWLSPVQVVVIPVGTEQEEYARQVQQCLQAAGLVSDLDADTGLTLSRRVRRAQLAHYNFQFVVGQREQSKRTVNVRTRDRRQLGERGLAESVQRLLELQNARVPNAEEMF
- the Tars2 gene encoding threonine--tRNA ligase, mitochondrial isoform X4, whose amino-acid sequence is MGLCLRWRRLGLRLPGFRGCGLHTVHEAPVPTPPHWLAERCGLFEELWAAQVKRLASMTQKNPKAIKISLPEGQKVDAVAWNTTPYQLARKISSTLAENAVAAEVNGELYDLERPLETDCHLRFLTFDSPEGKAVFWHSSAHVLGAAAEQQLGAVLCRGPSTESGFYHDFFLRKERTVRSSELPLLERTCEEIIAAAQPFRRLEASPDELRQLFKDNHFKLRLIEEKVTGSTATVYGCGMSVDLCRGPHLRHTGQIGALKLLTNSSALWRSSGAPETLQRVSGISFPKAESLRDWEAQREAAELRDHRRIGKVQELFFFHELSPGSCFFLPRGTRVYNALVTFIRAEYARRGFSEVKTPTLFSTKLWEQSGHWEHYRADMFSLKPPGTNGPDSSQSGHPSRCPKDTLALKPMNCPAHCLMFAHRPRSWRELPVRLADFGVLHRAEASGSLGGLTRLWRFQQDDAHIFCAPNQLEAEIRGCLDFLRSVYAVLGFSFRLALSTRPSGFLGEPRLWDQAEQVLQQALEEFGEPWDLNPGDGAFYGPKIDVHLHDALGRPHQCGTIQLDFQLPLRFNLQYKGQVPWSIRSLFTEQCLALWKGCWECWQKAVGGNGPCGCPQSRWWSSL